In Psychrobacter sp. JCM 18902, a single window of DNA contains:
- a CDS encoding chemotaxis protein CheW — protein sequence MASRGFIELLRLADLARARKSGRRGGQEYDWQGVVFEIGGQRLVAPMGQVSEVLAMPEYTSLPLVKPWMLGIANIRGRLLPITDLSQFLQVPSRLTQMSQRKVIVIEHDNLFSGLLVDQVIGIEQFTHDQYRAEAIEPNSPFAPYNHGKFFKNEQDWYVFMPSLLAQDLQYTDAAV from the coding sequence GTGGCTTCCAGAGGGTTTATTGAGCTTCTGCGTTTAGCAGACTTGGCACGCGCGCGCAAAAGTGGTCGCCGCGGTGGACAAGAGTATGACTGGCAAGGTGTGGTATTCGAGATTGGCGGACAGCGGTTAGTTGCACCGATGGGTCAAGTATCAGAAGTATTGGCCATGCCAGAGTATACCAGCTTGCCTCTAGTGAAGCCTTGGATGCTAGGCATCGCCAATATCCGCGGACGCCTATTGCCAATCACCGATTTGTCTCAGTTTTTACAGGTTCCTAGTCGTTTAACGCAAATGAGCCAACGCAAAGTCATTGTCATTGAACATGACAATCTCTTTTCAGGACTGTTAGTGGATCAAGTTATTGGGATTGAACAATTTACGCATGATCAATACCGTGCAGAAGCTATAGAGCCTAATTCGCCCTTTGCTCCTTATAATCACGGCAAGTTCTTTAAAAATGAGCAAGATTGGTATGTTTTTATGCCAAGCCTGCTCGCACAAGACCTGCAGTATACCGATGCTGCAGTATAG
- a CDS encoding efflux RND transporter periplasmic adaptor subunit produces the protein MTASKFLKNSTYLLSAFLLAACQPSPPTNEPVTAENSETVDTPIVITDDSVTMTPDHILSIKPSRYQPSLGLQGKIEPIKQTKLIAAYPINVEEILVTEGQWVEKDMPLLIVRRVQSESKTVDASNPAKEQSSASNSVAPDSEMTNDAVDVKQTHSQKTDASSKPNQPTAENGATTTKNDPIANKEEAAAKATVGAPKNAVGNPKNNDQTSANSTASSKPQQNQYNLITVRASFSGRVKNLYAKAGQRLEARTPLLQISDETKLHFIATLPIQAEPQLSVGQTVNFTAEGMSEQFTGQVSKLTATSQPKKLLVYVNVIDNEASRDKLLPDMKVTGRVNYGQIDVGTIVPKRALHDVDLTELQTSPYKPLSPLTANVWIIGQDQRLTRQPIEVVEYDPITKQYLIAGISNDSLICLADLPADAKGKKVNVS, from the coding sequence ATGACGGCTTCTAAATTTTTAAAAAATAGCACCTATCTACTGAGTGCTTTTCTTCTTGCTGCCTGTCAGCCATCACCGCCTACCAATGAGCCTGTGACTGCAGAAAACAGTGAGACTGTAGATACCCCTATTGTCATTACCGACGATAGTGTGACCATGACGCCAGATCATATATTAAGCATAAAACCTTCACGTTATCAGCCTAGCCTTGGTTTACAAGGTAAGATCGAACCTATCAAACAGACTAAGCTTATCGCTGCATACCCCATTAACGTCGAAGAAATACTGGTTACTGAGGGTCAATGGGTAGAAAAAGATATGCCGCTGCTTATTGTTCGACGCGTGCAATCAGAAAGCAAAACAGTAGATGCATCCAACCCAGCCAAGGAGCAATCTTCGGCATCGAACAGCGTTGCCCCAGATTCTGAGATGACGAACGATGCGGTTGATGTAAAGCAAACACACTCACAAAAAACGGACGCTAGCTCAAAACCCAATCAACCTACAGCAGAAAATGGTGCAACAACCACTAAAAACGATCCAATTGCTAACAAAGAAGAGGCAGCAGCAAAAGCCACAGTGGGCGCTCCTAAAAACGCAGTCGGCAATCCTAAAAACAATGACCAAACCAGCGCTAATAGCACGGCGAGCTCAAAACCGCAGCAGAATCAGTATAATTTGATCACTGTGCGTGCCAGTTTTTCTGGCCGTGTAAAAAACTTATATGCCAAAGCAGGTCAAAGACTAGAGGCGCGCACGCCTTTATTACAGATTAGCGATGAAACTAAATTACACTTTATCGCGACCCTACCTATTCAAGCAGAACCGCAACTTTCGGTTGGTCAGACTGTCAATTTTACAGCTGAAGGTATGTCGGAACAGTTCACAGGACAAGTCAGTAAACTGACCGCGACCAGCCAGCCAAAAAAGCTGTTGGTCTATGTTAACGTCATTGACAATGAAGCAAGTCGAGACAAGTTATTGCCAGATATGAAAGTCACGGGGCGGGTTAATTATGGTCAAATAGATGTGGGCACTATCGTACCTAAGCGCGCGTTGCACGATGTTGACTTGACAGAATTACAAACGTCACCATATAAGCCTCTGTCACCGTTGACTGCTAACGTGTGGATTATTGGACAGGATCAGCGCCTGACACGCCAGCCTATTGAAGTAGTCGAATATGACCCTATCACAAAGCAGTATTTAATTGCAGGTATTAGCAACGACAGTTTGATTTGTTTGGCTGATTTACCGGCTGATGCTAAAGGTAAAAAAGTCAATGTCTCATAG
- the pilG gene encoding twitching motility response regulator PilG, whose protein sequence is MENNFDGLKVMVIDDSKTIRRTAETLLQKAGCEVVTAIDGFDALAKIVDNNPDIIFVDIMMPRLDGYQTCALIKNNPDYASKPVIMLSSKDGLFDKARGRIVGSDEYLTKPFSKDELFEAINQYR, encoded by the coding sequence ATGGAAAATAATTTTGATGGTTTAAAAGTAATGGTGATTGATGATTCAAAAACCATTCGCCGTACCGCAGAGACTTTATTACAAAAAGCGGGTTGCGAAGTTGTGACCGCCATTGATGGTTTTGATGCTTTAGCAAAAATTGTCGATAACAATCCAGATATTATTTTTGTCGACATCATGATGCCGCGTTTGGATGGCTATCAGACTTGTGCGCTAATAAAAAACAACCCTGATTATGCCAGCAAACCTGTGATTATGTTGTCGTCTAAAGATGGCTTATTTGATAAAGCGCGTGGTCGTATCGTGGGTTCAGATGAGTATCTGACCAAGCCATTTAGTAAAGATGAGCTGTTCGAGGCAATTAATCAGTACCGCTAA
- a CDS encoding response regulator transcription factor, translated as MSKQILLIEDDPDLAELISDYLTMNYYDVHHAGLGQEGLDLLDAKERDIDLVVLDLMLPDMDGMQVCQKIRGNKNNMTNKVPIIMLTAKGDTTDRVLGLEMGADDYISKPFEPRELLARIRAVIRRHEQPNQADSQSDSLTFGRLSVFPDSHEVTIDDEPVRLTTHQFQLLHYFATHSGKVLNREQLWQAMPNDDSSDNIDRAIDVHISRLRALIEDNPRQPKRIITVRGVGYQFATDQV; from the coding sequence ATGAGCAAGCAGATTTTATTAATCGAAGATGATCCTGATCTAGCTGAGTTAATCAGCGATTACCTGACCATGAATTATTATGACGTCCATCATGCAGGGCTTGGTCAAGAAGGGCTTGATTTATTGGACGCCAAAGAGCGTGACATTGATTTGGTCGTGCTTGACTTAATGCTGCCTGACATGGATGGTATGCAAGTTTGTCAAAAAATTCGCGGCAATAAAAACAACATGACCAATAAAGTGCCAATTATCATGTTGACAGCGAAAGGTGATACCACCGATCGCGTGCTAGGTCTTGAGATGGGTGCTGACGATTATATATCTAAGCCTTTTGAGCCACGCGAGCTTCTCGCTCGAATCCGTGCTGTTATTCGCCGTCATGAGCAGCCCAATCAAGCAGATAGCCAGTCTGACAGCTTGACCTTTGGTCGTTTGAGTGTCTTTCCTGATAGCCATGAAGTGACCATCGACGATGAGCCTGTTCGTTTAACGACGCATCAGTTTCAATTATTGCATTACTTTGCCACCCATTCTGGTAAAGTATTGAATCGCGAGCAACTGTGGCAAGCCATGCCTAATGATGACAGCTCAGATAATATCGATCGCGCCATTGATGTTCATATCTCGCGCCTGCGTGCTTTAATTGAAGACAACCCACGCCAGCCAAAACGTATTATTACCGTACGCGGTGTTGGTTATCAATTTGCCACTGATCAAGTTTGA
- a CDS encoding CheR family methyltransferase gives MKAIKPSLIKGLLQADSFDVQHWQRYIEQEIGFVLPNVQLQWLINAIEHTALSHGLTVGKLWCQLPKNDEIRQQLLDKVLIHESRFFRHMPSIEFVTKCALQHQRQQLTATSTDRGHDNDANDLFRIWSVGCASGQETWSLAMSLASEQLINYTILGTDVSQQAITKARLGQYDKRQQSLIPDLCQQFVQPLRAKCDISQSHFYKVSTAKKAMTGTQADWQIAPTLRRYVSFALHNIIEQKPPNSHLQHVIICQNMLLYFRKFDQRDILARLSEQCALGGYIILAPGEALFWRPSNMRRIAHPQVNVWQKINV, from the coding sequence ATCAAAGCAATCAAGCCCTCGTTGATTAAGGGTTTGCTGCAGGCAGACAGTTTTGATGTGCAGCATTGGCAGCGATATATAGAACAAGAGATAGGTTTCGTTCTACCCAATGTCCAGCTGCAATGGTTGATAAATGCGATTGAACACACGGCATTATCACATGGATTGACAGTTGGAAAGCTGTGGTGTCAACTACCAAAGAATGATGAAATACGCCAGCAGTTATTGGATAAAGTACTGATTCACGAAAGTCGTTTTTTTCGTCATATGCCTTCTATCGAGTTTGTCACAAAGTGTGCATTACAGCATCAGCGCCAGCAGCTTACTGCCACTAGTACTGATCGTGGTCACGACAATGATGCTAATGATTTATTTCGCATTTGGAGTGTTGGTTGTGCCAGTGGACAAGAAACATGGTCATTGGCGATGAGCTTGGCTTCTGAACAATTGATTAATTATACGATATTGGGTACAGATGTCAGCCAACAAGCCATTACAAAAGCACGACTAGGGCAGTATGATAAGCGGCAGCAGTCGTTAATTCCAGACCTGTGCCAGCAGTTCGTTCAGCCATTGCGAGCTAAGTGTGATATCAGTCAATCGCATTTTTATAAGGTGTCTACCGCAAAAAAGGCGATGACTGGCACTCAGGCAGACTGGCAGATTGCGCCAACGTTACGACGCTATGTTAGCTTCGCTTTACACAATATTATTGAGCAAAAACCACCCAATTCGCACCTTCAGCATGTCATTATTTGTCAAAATATGCTGCTATATTTTCGCAAGTTTGATCAGCGTGATATTTTGGCAAGGCTATCAGAGCAGTGTGCGTTAGGTGGATATATTATATTGGCTCCAGGTGAGGCGTTGTTTTGGCGTCCTTCAAATATGCGCCGTATTGCGCACCCACAGGTTAATGTGTGGCAAAAAATTAATGTCTAG
- a CDS encoding response regulator, translating into MTTVLVIDDSPSEMAKFRDMLARHNFKVLEAINGEQGCQMAIDHLPDVILMDVVMPEMNGFQATRKITRGKTTAHIPVIMISTKNQETDRVWGKRQGAKEYMAKPVDENGLVNIIRKVME; encoded by the coding sequence ATGACTACAGTTTTAGTCATTGACGACTCACCATCTGAGATGGCGAAATTTCGCGACATGCTTGCCAGACATAATTTTAAAGTATTAGAGGCCATAAATGGTGAGCAAGGTTGCCAGATGGCCATTGATCACTTACCAGATGTCATTTTAATGGACGTGGTTATGCCTGAGATGAACGGTTTTCAGGCCACTCGCAAAATTACTCGAGGTAAGACCACCGCGCATATTCCAGTGATTATGATCAGTACCAAAAATCAGGAAACCGATCGAGTTTGGGGAAAACGCCAAGGCGCTAAAGAGTATATGGCAAAGCCCGTTGACGAAAATGGATTGGTTAATATCATTCGTAAAGTAATGGAGTAG
- a CDS encoding sensor histidine kinase, whose product MQQLGFRSVFAKLFASVMLALILFAVAMVLLTQLVHDKDASIRSEVLATQILGQIDPFLHELNISVSEDNRLQARFMLAVVKKSFDIFDESLQAKMGLYDSEGRLLMQTDNSDLPLELPAPPSLFSRVFPSLADTSPTKQAQVYSSTGYTLLYESRLPPKKPVLSSALNLFTGTLLLLLIMAGVLWWIARTITWRINQMSQQMAQLGDGDFTVRVNARGNDEIASLARGFNQAAQKIEHLIDANNLLLAHASHELRTPITRIRLQIEMMDMLAGALPSDTKAKFDKRAQAINRDLSGLNDLVESILLVSRLDAGHALQQVESLDLYDLVNQERQHYPEATLIGEHIVIDGQSSMLTHLIRNLLTNAMLHGKPPVTVLLYGVQTIDEADTIPNYLLQTILCSSFADYNSSDFDSYHEPIEVNEDNTHNHIAHSHTHSNDSSHSTGKVKSEATDAIIVLPAPPIYRNGENIAVEHDLNSDIDTDTDTNVNIETKIDKADINNINGDIDSIETCATTESTDANSVQTDASTSANSVNSNDTVGSTSASSLIANYHNFTNDLTDKIKKMVWKAVPDTEEPSAVINDAKSTALNDATPKSKGAITNKGGNTRDKVDAQNNTQNPTEVLSTPRKEGLFAKHLKKAKTDPVRPLPKYAVLAVIDEGTGIPEDKREEVFSPFVRLQQKNKGSGLGLSLVSQIVTAHQGRIITDTLNGHTRFLVVIPVKHDPHYHQHD is encoded by the coding sequence ATGCAGCAGTTGGGATTTCGTTCGGTATTTGCCAAGTTATTTGCCAGTGTCATGCTGGCACTTATTTTATTTGCAGTGGCGATGGTGCTGTTGACGCAACTTGTGCATGATAAAGATGCAAGTATTCGATCAGAAGTATTGGCCACCCAGATTTTAGGACAAATAGACCCCTTCTTGCATGAGCTGAATATCTCTGTTAGTGAGGACAATCGCTTGCAAGCGCGCTTTATGCTAGCAGTGGTCAAAAAGAGCTTTGATATCTTTGATGAGTCATTACAGGCAAAGATGGGCTTGTATGACAGCGAAGGTCGATTGCTAATGCAAACGGATAACAGCGATTTGCCATTGGAGTTGCCCGCACCGCCCTCTTTATTTTCACGCGTTTTTCCCTCTCTCGCAGACACCTCCCCTACCAAGCAAGCTCAGGTTTATAGCAGCACCGGCTATACGCTTTTGTATGAATCACGCTTACCGCCTAAAAAACCAGTACTCTCTTCTGCGCTGAATTTATTTACTGGCACACTACTACTGTTACTTATTATGGCAGGTGTCCTATGGTGGATTGCTCGTACCATCACTTGGCGCATCAATCAGATGAGCCAGCAGATGGCGCAACTGGGTGATGGTGATTTTACCGTACGGGTGAATGCTCGTGGTAACGATGAGATCGCCTCACTAGCGCGTGGATTTAACCAAGCAGCACAAAAAATTGAACACCTTATCGATGCCAATAACCTGCTCTTAGCACATGCTTCTCACGAGCTACGTACCCCAATTACTCGTATCCGCTTACAGATTGAGATGATGGATATGCTCGCAGGAGCGCTACCATCTGATACCAAAGCAAAGTTTGATAAACGTGCGCAAGCGATTAACCGCGATTTGTCAGGGCTCAATGATTTGGTAGAGAGTATCTTATTGGTGAGTCGTTTAGACGCCGGTCATGCCTTGCAGCAAGTTGAAAGTTTAGATTTATACGATCTGGTGAATCAAGAACGGCAACATTATCCTGAAGCGACGCTCATTGGTGAACATATTGTGATCGATGGTCAATCATCGATGTTGACCCATTTAATTCGCAACTTGTTAACCAATGCCATGCTACACGGCAAGCCACCCGTGACGGTACTATTGTATGGTGTGCAAACTATTGATGAAGCAGATACCATACCTAATTACCTGCTACAAACGATACTCTGCAGTAGCTTTGCCGATTATAATAGCTCTGATTTTGACTCCTATCACGAACCAATCGAGGTTAATGAAGACAATACGCATAATCATATTGCGCATAGTCATACACACTCAAACGATTCTTCTCATAGTACTGGTAAAGTTAAATCTGAAGCAACGGATGCTATTATCGTGTTGCCAGCACCACCGATATATAGAAACGGAGAAAATATTGCGGTTGAGCATGATCTCAATTCCGATATTGATACCGATACCGATACCAATGTAAATATAGAGACTAAAATAGATAAGGCTGATATTAATAATATCAACGGAGACATTGACTCTATTGAGACCTGTGCGACAACAGAATCTACTGATGCGAATAGTGTTCAAACTGACGCAAGTACTTCGGCAAACTCAGTCAACAGTAACGATACCGTTGGAAGCACCAGTGCATCCTCATTGATTGCTAATTATCATAACTTTACCAATGATTTGACTGACAAAATTAAAAAAATGGTTTGGAAAGCAGTTCCTGACACTGAAGAGCCGTCTGCAGTTATCAATGACGCTAAGAGTACAGCCTTGAATGATGCAACTCCTAAATCCAAAGGCGCCATAACAAATAAAGGTGGCAATACACGCGATAAGGTTGATGCTCAAAACAACACTCAAAATCCTACGGAAGTACTCAGTACACCGCGCAAAGAAGGCTTGTTTGCCAAGCATCTCAAAAAAGCCAAGACCGATCCTGTACGCCCATTACCGAAATATGCAGTATTGGCAGTGATTGATGAAGGCACGGGTATTCCAGAAGACAAACGTGAAGAAGTATTTAGTCCATTTGTGCGGTTGCAACAAAAAAATAAAGGCTCTGGACTAGGCTTATCGCTAGTATCACAAATCGTTACCGCCCATCAAGGGCGCATCATTACTGATACGTTGAATGGACATACCAGGTTTTTAGTTGTCATACCAGTCAAGCACGACCCACATTATCACCAACATGACTAG